A window of the Harmonia axyridis chromosome 5, icHarAxyr1.1, whole genome shotgun sequence genome harbors these coding sequences:
- the LOC123681255 gene encoding mitochondrial translation release factor in rescue gives MIDKVITILKPSSIIICCLRFRAKIDYSRVPILKKEELEEKFVRGSGPGGQKINKTSSAVCLKHIPTGIVIKCHQSRFLPVNRKTARELLTNKLDNLINGENSVENQKKAFEMKKLQERNRRRNKLQEIKEEWKKHQEDNKES, from the exons ATGATTGATAAAGTAATAACCATTTTAAAACCAAGTAGTATTATCATTTGTTGTCTAAGATTCAGAGCGAAAATTGATTATTCTCGAGTTCCCAttttaaaaaaagaagaattggaAGAAAAATTTGTTCGAGGCTCTGGACCTGGAGgccagaaaatcaacaaaacttCCAGTGCAGTTTGTTTGAAGCATATACCGACAG GTATTGTTATTAAATGCCATCAGAGTCGATTTCTTCCAGTGAATAGGAAAACTGCTCGTGAACTACTGACCAACAAATTAGATAATTTGATCAATGGAGAAAATAGTGTAGAGAATCAAAAAAAagcatttgaaatgaaaaaactacaAGAACGTAATCGAAGAAGAAATAAACTACAGGAAATCAAAGAAGAATGGAAAAAACATCAGGAAGATAATAAGGAGTCTTGA